CGCGGCGAAAAGCCCGCTTAATTGAGGTTCTGCGAGCCGGTCTAGCTTGGCTGCTCCTCAGGACTCAACGACATAAAGGAAGGGTTGCTTCCCCGGTACTCCGGGAAGCAGCCCTTCCTTTTGTGTATTACTTCCCTGAGCGGGCCAGCTGCCGGTTGATCCTGGCTGCCCAGAACGGTCCCTCATAGAGGAACGCGGTGTAGCCCTGCACCAGGGTGGCCCCCGCAGCCAGGCGTTCCCGTACATCCGCTGCTGTTTCGACTCCGCCCACGGAGATGATCACCGGACCGTTGGGACCGAGTGCGGCGTGCAGCCGCTGAAGGACTTCAAGGGACCGGCGGCGCAGCGGAGCACCGCTCAGCCCGCCCACTCCACAGTCCATGACCTTATGCGGGTCCGTCACCAGATTCTCGCGGGTGACGGTGGTGTTGGTGGCAACCACGCCGTCGAGGCCGAGGTCCAGGGCCAGCCGGGCAACGTCGTCGATATCCTCGTCGGTGAGGTCGGGGGCGATCTTCACCAGCAGGGGAACGTGCCGGCCGGCGGCGGCGTCAGCGGTCTCGGAGACGGCGGAAAGCAGGGGGCGCAGGGAATCAATGTTCTGCAGCAGGCGAAGCCCCGGCGTATTGGGCGAGGACACATTGACCACCAGGTAATCGGCCTGGGGAGCAAGCTCCCGCGTGCTTGTCAGGTAATCGTCCACCGCATCGGCCAGGTCCACGGTTTTGGTCTTGCCGATATTGACGCCGATGATTGGCCGGTTTTGGCCCCAGGCCCGCTCCAGCATGCGACGGGCACGCGCCACGCGCGGAGCAACAGCGGCGGCGCCGTCATTGTTGAAGCCCATCCGGTTGATGACGGCCCGATCTTCGACCAGCCGGAAGAGCCGGGGCTTCGGGTTGCCCGGCTGCGCGCGGCCGGTTACCGTCCCGATTTCCACGTGGCCAAAACCCATGTTGGTCAGCGGAACAATACCCGAGCCCTCTTTGTCGAAACCTGCGGCCAAACCGAAGGGTGACGGGAAATCGAGTCCCAGAGCCCGTACTCGAAGCTTCGGGGACGGCCGCATGAAGCGGCGCATTACCGGTCCGGCGGGAGTCAGAGCTGCCGCCTTGATGAGGTCAAAACCGATTTTGTGGGCCTTTTCAGGATCCATGCCGGAGAAAACAACACGGAAGAAGGCGGGATAAACGCGCATGATTTCATGCTTCCACTGCGGGGTCCCCGTGCCAAATTCCGGGTCAGCGCCGGATGGACGATGACGCACCCGCCTGCAGATATAGGAAGATGGAGGGATGGATGCGCAGTGGAGACCGGACTTCCTCGGGAACGGCTTCCAATGCCTGACCCTGGACCTTGGCGAAGACGAAGAGGGTCCAGTCGTCGCCACCCTGGTCTCCCATACGCCTGAGCCGCCGCCTCCGCCCACCTTCGGCGGCCGGGCACGGGAACTCCTGCGCCGGCTGCATGCCCCCGTTCCGGCCGAACCGGTGCAGGCCGTCCTGTACATCCACGG
This genomic interval from Arthrobacter sunyaminii contains the following:
- a CDS encoding quinone-dependent dihydroorotate dehydrogenase, whose amino-acid sequence is MRVYPAFFRVVFSGMDPEKAHKIGFDLIKAAALTPAGPVMRRFMRPSPKLRVRALGLDFPSPFGLAAGFDKEGSGIVPLTNMGFGHVEIGTVTGRAQPGNPKPRLFRLVEDRAVINRMGFNNDGAAAVAPRVARARRMLERAWGQNRPIIGVNIGKTKTVDLADAVDDYLTSTRELAPQADYLVVNVSSPNTPGLRLLQNIDSLRPLLSAVSETADAAAGRHVPLLVKIAPDLTDEDIDDVARLALDLGLDGVVATNTTVTRENLVTDPHKVMDCGVGGLSGAPLRRRSLEVLQRLHAALGPNGPVIISVGGVETAADVRERLAAGATLVQGYTAFLYEGPFWAARINRQLARSGK